A region of the SAR202 cluster bacterium genome:
CGACGGTCTAATGAGACCGAGAATGAAACGGCCTGCCCCGCCGGCATCGCTGTGCTTGGAGAACAGTTTAGACCTTTTTTAAGATACAAGAATGACAAATTTGGGATCCTCTTACAAAAAAGCCCTCACCCTATCCAGCACCGTATCGGCTACGGCGTCTTTGGACATGAGGGGGAGGTCTTCCACGGCGCCGGACTTGTCGAGGAGGAGGACTTTGTTGGTGTCGGCGCCGAAGCCGCTGGAGGGGGCGGTGATGTCGTTGGCGACGATTAGGTCCAGGCCCTTGTCCGCGAGCTTCTTCTTGGCGTTTTTTAGCAAGTCCTGGCTTTCGGCGGCGAAGCCTACTTTTACAAAGCTGCCTTTGACCTCGGAGAGGATGTCAGGGTTCTTGACTAGCTCCAGGGTCAGGCCGTCGCCTTTTTCCTTCTTGATTTTCTGCTCGGCGGCCTTCGCGGGACGGTAGTCGGCGACGGCGGCGGCCATGATGAGGGCGTTGGCGGTCTTGGCGGCTTTGGCGACGGCGTCGCGCATCTCGACGGCGGTGCGGACTTTGACCACGTCCACGGCGACAGGGGCCGAAAGGGAGACTGGGGTGGTGACCAAGATGACGCGGGCGCCGCGGTCTCGGGCTGCTTCGGCCAGGGCGTAGCCCATCTTGCCGGAGGAGAGGTTGGTGAGGATGCGGACGGGGTCGACAGGCTCCTGGGTGCCGCCAGCGCTAACGACGACGGTCTTGCCAGCGAAGTCGCCCTTTCGGCCCAAGGCAGCGCGGATGTGGCCCATAAGCTCGGGTGTTTCGACGAGGCGGCCCACGCCGGTGAGGCCGGAGGCGAGGCGACCCTGGGCGGGGCCGACGATGACGACGCCTCGCTCTTTCAGGGTGGTGAGGTTGGACTGGGTGGCGGCGTTCTGGTACATGCCGCCGTCCATAGCGGGGGCCACGATGACGGGGGCGTTGGTGGCGAGGAGGGTGGTGGTGAGGGCGTCGTCGGCGAGGCCGTGGGCGAGTTTGGCGATGAGGTTGGCGGTGGCCGGCGCGACGACTATGGCGTCGGCGCGGTGGGCCAGGGCAACGTGCTCGACGGCGAGCTCGGAGTCGGGGTCAAAGAGGTCGGTGTGGATGTATCGGTGGGTGATGCTGCGGAAGGCCAAGGGGGTGACGAACTCGCGGGCGGAGGTGGTCATGATAACGTCGACGAGGGCGCCGGCCTGGGTGAGCTTGCTGGCGAGGTCAAGGGCTTTGTAGCAGGCGATGCTGCCGGTGACGCCGAGGACGACGTGTTTGTTGTGGAGGACGGGGATCATAGTAGGGGGCGACCCCCCCTCGCCCATCCCCGACCCCCCATCTTAATCTTCCCCCTCAAGGGGGG
Encoded here:
- the coaBC gene encoding bifunctional phosphopantothenoylcysteine decarboxylase/phosphopantothenate--cysteine ligase CoaBC, which gives rise to MIPVLHNKHVVLGVTGSIACYKALDLASKLTQAGALVDVIMTTSAREFVTPLAFRSITHRYIHTDLFDPDSELAVEHVALAHRADAIVVAPATANLIAKLAHGLADDALTTTLLATNAPVIVAPAMDGGMYQNAATQSNLTTLKERGVVIVGPAQGRLASGLTGVGRLVETPELMGHIRAALGRKGDFAGKTVVVSAGGTQEPVDPVRILTNLSSGKMGYALAEAARDRGARVILVTTPVSLSAPVAVDVVKVRTAVEMRDAVAKAAKTANALIMAAAVADYRPAKAAEQKIKKEKGDGLTLELVKNPDILSEVKGSFVKVGFAAESQDLLKNAKKKLADKGLDLIVANDITAPSSGFGADTNKVLLLDKSGAVEDLPLMSKDAVADTVLDRVRAFL